In Zobellia roscoffensis, the following are encoded in one genomic region:
- a CDS encoding SMP-30/gluconolactonase/LRE family protein — protein MRKFLIFIVLVGLYSPIASQEKKHQFTVEILDDEALQLIDTDAEIKVIGSGFTWTEGPLWIADGDYLLFSDIPNNIVFKIDALGNTSEYLKPSGYLGKSGYGAEPGSNGLLLSPEGKLILMQHGERRVAQMTADLGAPKAEYVALADSFKGKRFNSPNDGVFDADGNLYFTDPPYGLPKQMEDSNKELDYQGVYCLKTSGEVVLVDKLSRPNGVALSNDGSKLYVAVSNPEHAVWYQYDIFDAGTADNKKLFNDVTNLIGQDGQQGLPDGMKMHSKGYLFATGPGGVWVFNETGKALARINTGEKTANCAFGKDEKVLYLTADDYIMTVSLK, from the coding sequence ATGCGTAAGTTTTTAATTTTCATAGTGTTGGTGGGTCTATATTCTCCGATAGCTTCGCAAGAAAAAAAACATCAATTTACTGTCGAAATCCTAGATGATGAAGCATTACAACTTATTGATACCGATGCTGAAATTAAAGTTATAGGAAGTGGCTTTACTTGGACGGAAGGTCCATTGTGGATTGCTGATGGTGATTACCTTTTATTTTCGGATATACCAAATAATATCGTTTTTAAGATTGATGCTTTGGGGAATACAAGTGAATACTTAAAACCGTCAGGCTATTTGGGGAAAAGTGGTTACGGAGCGGAGCCCGGTTCTAATGGATTGTTATTAAGTCCGGAAGGAAAATTAATTTTGATGCAGCATGGAGAAAGACGAGTAGCACAAATGACAGCTGATTTAGGTGCACCTAAAGCGGAGTATGTTGCTCTTGCGGATTCATTCAAAGGAAAACGATTCAATAGCCCTAATGATGGGGTTTTTGATGCCGATGGTAATCTGTACTTCACAGACCCTCCGTACGGGCTTCCTAAACAAATGGAAGATTCAAACAAGGAGTTGGATTACCAAGGTGTATACTGTTTAAAGACCTCAGGAGAGGTGGTTTTGGTAGATAAATTGTCTAGACCTAATGGTGTGGCGCTTAGTAATGATGGTTCTAAATTGTACGTAGCGGTTTCCAATCCTGAACATGCCGTATGGTACCAATATGATATTTTCGATGCAGGCACTGCAGATAATAAAAAGTTGTTTAATGATGTAACCAACTTAATAGGACAAGATGGTCAGCAAGGTTTGCCAGATGGTATGAAAATGCACAGTAAAGGATATTTGTTCGCCACAGGTCCTGGTGGAGTTTGGGTATTCAATGAAACAGGAAAAGCATTGGCGCGAATTAATACAGGTGAGAAAACGGCCAATTGTGCTTTTGGAAAAGATGAGAAAGTACTCTATTTGACCGCTGATGATTATATCATGACCGTTTCACTTAAATAA
- a CDS encoding serine hydrolase domain-containing protein codes for MKYSSSVILSILLLVLGSCSKDTTKIEPEAETEVEIEPQGVFFPEVGSASWETVTPKQLNWNEENLPDLYDYLETKNTKGFIILKNGRIVVEKYFNGHSKNDEWLWYSAGKTLVSTTVGIAQDEGFLSISDTSSDYLDSNWSSLTTEKQDLITVKHHLSMSTGLKDYVGQTLKWICTQPSCFDYEADAGERWAYHQGAFTLLKDVVTNATKTDFTNYFYAKIRDKIGMSGAWNKQTLLTLYTSDTRSMARWGLLIENEGVWDTETILSKTYFNEMTNTSQDINKSYGYLWWLNGKESYMSTTSQTVASSSLVPNAPADMFAALGADDQKIYIVPSKDLVVVRCGDSAGETQLGPSSFDNELWEKLNSVIN; via the coding sequence GTGAAATATTCAAGTTCCGTCATACTAAGTATCCTTCTATTAGTCCTTGGTAGCTGTTCAAAGGATACTACCAAAATTGAGCCCGAGGCCGAAACTGAAGTAGAAATTGAACCACAGGGAGTATTTTTTCCTGAAGTTGGAAGTGCCTCTTGGGAAACTGTTACCCCAAAGCAACTAAATTGGAATGAAGAAAACCTACCCGATTTATACGATTACCTAGAAACTAAAAACACCAAAGGGTTTATTATTCTAAAGAACGGAAGAATTGTAGTGGAAAAGTATTTTAATGGTCATTCTAAAAATGACGAATGGCTTTGGTATTCTGCAGGAAAAACATTGGTTTCCACTACCGTTGGCATTGCACAAGACGAAGGTTTTTTATCTATAAGCGATACATCTTCCGACTATTTAGATAGTAATTGGTCTTCGTTAACTACGGAAAAGCAAGATTTAATAACGGTTAAGCACCACCTTAGCATGAGTACTGGGTTAAAAGATTATGTGGGGCAAACTTTAAAATGGATTTGCACACAACCCTCTTGTTTTGATTATGAAGCCGATGCTGGTGAGCGATGGGCATACCACCAAGGTGCTTTTACACTCTTAAAAGATGTTGTAACAAACGCCACTAAAACAGATTTTACCAATTATTTCTATGCTAAAATTAGGGATAAAATAGGTATGAGCGGTGCTTGGAACAAGCAAACCTTATTAACCTTGTACACCAGCGATACCCGAAGTATGGCTCGTTGGGGACTGTTAATTGAAAACGAAGGAGTTTGGGATACTGAAACCATTCTTAGCAAGACCTATTTTAATGAAATGACCAATACTTCTCAAGATATTAATAAATCTTACGGTTATTTATGGTGGTTAAATGGCAAAGAGAGTTACATGAGTACTACTTCACAAACCGTAGCATCAAGTTCCCTCGTACCAAACGCACCTGCTGATATGTTTGCTGCTCTGGGTGCTGACGACCAGAAAATATATATTGTCCCAAGCAAGGATTTAGTTGTAGTTCGTTGCGGTGATAGTGCGGGAGAAACCCAATTGGGTCCCTCTAGTTTTGACAACGAACTATGGGAAAAATTGAATAGCGTTATAAACTAA
- the rpmG gene encoding 50S ribosomal protein L33: MAKKGNRIQVILECTEHKESGQPGTSRYITTKNKKNTPERMEIKKFNPILKRMTIHKEIK; this comes from the coding sequence ATGGCAAAGAAAGGAAATAGAATACAAGTAATATTGGAATGTACCGAGCACAAAGAGTCGGGACAGCCAGGTACTTCACGGTACATTACTACCAAGAACAAAAAGAACACTCCCGAAAGAATGGAGATTAAAAAGTTCAATCCTATTTTGAAGAGGATGACAATCCATAAGGAGATTAAATAA
- the rpmB gene encoding 50S ribosomal protein L28, producing the protein MSKVCEITGKRAMFGNNVSFSINKTKRRFNVNLSKKRFYIPEEDRWVTLKVSAKALKIINKKGISAVLKDAKAEGLVK; encoded by the coding sequence ATGTCAAAAGTTTGTGAAATTACGGGAAAGAGAGCGATGTTCGGTAACAACGTATCGTTTTCTATCAATAAGACCAAGAGAAGGTTCAATGTTAATCTTTCTAAAAAACGTTTTTATATTCCCGAAGAAGACCGTTGGGTAACCTTAAAGGTTTCTGCAAAGGCGTTGAAAATTATCAACAAAAAGGGTATTTCTGCTGTATTGAAAGATGCGAAGGCAGAAGGATTGGTAAAATAA
- a CDS encoding GntP family permease → MLYIIALVCALTFIILGIVRWKIHPFFVLLLAAIGYGFITGMSVEAIIDSVNNGFGSIMGKIGLIIFFGVAIGTVLEKSGGAMVIATRMINLIGEKSIHLAMMLTGYLLSIPVFADSAFIIMNSLNKALSEKAKVSYAGTTAALALGLTATHVMVPPTPGPIAAAGILNAELGSVILWGLIISSLSLVSCYIFATKIASKVDVPIRMEVAPDVVHRPKLSLSLLCIIVPIILIVLKSVFDYPELHMTRLPMYPVVAFLGTPVIALLIGVILSLLLPEKLDEQVYSATGWLGDSLRIAAPIILITGAGGIFGAMLQNSGFADLITESFSGMSIGLFFPFLLAACLKTTQGSSTVALITTASIVAPMMPALGLDETFMKTMTVLAIGAGSTVVSHANDSFFWVFTQLTGMDVKQGNQIQTVGTLILGTSAMTLIFCISKIMS, encoded by the coding sequence ATGCTTTATATTATTGCTCTGGTCTGTGCCCTTACATTTATTATTTTGGGTATTGTTCGTTGGAAGATTCATCCATTTTTTGTGCTGCTATTGGCGGCTATCGGTTATGGATTCATAACAGGAATGAGCGTAGAGGCTATAATTGATTCGGTCAACAATGGCTTCGGAAGTATAATGGGGAAAATTGGCCTGATTATTTTCTTTGGAGTCGCCATAGGTACCGTTCTGGAAAAATCAGGTGGGGCTATGGTGATTGCTACACGTATGATCAATCTTATAGGTGAAAAATCAATTCACTTGGCAATGATGCTAACAGGGTATTTGCTTTCCATTCCCGTTTTCGCAGATAGTGCTTTTATTATCATGAATTCGTTGAACAAGGCACTTTCAGAAAAAGCAAAGGTGTCTTATGCAGGTACGACCGCAGCTTTGGCTTTAGGCCTTACGGCTACACATGTAATGGTACCACCAACCCCAGGGCCTATTGCCGCGGCTGGGATTCTAAATGCCGAATTGGGTAGTGTAATTTTATGGGGATTAATTATAAGTTCATTGTCACTGGTTAGTTGCTATATTTTTGCAACCAAAATAGCATCCAAGGTAGATGTGCCAATTCGTATGGAAGTTGCTCCAGATGTAGTACATCGGCCAAAATTGTCACTTTCTTTATTGTGTATTATAGTACCCATCATTTTAATCGTTTTAAAATCGGTATTTGATTACCCAGAACTCCATATGACTAGGTTACCTATGTATCCTGTCGTTGCTTTTTTAGGTACGCCTGTAATAGCACTTTTGATCGGTGTTATATTGTCCTTGCTTTTGCCTGAGAAGTTGGATGAGCAAGTATATTCAGCAACAGGCTGGTTGGGTGATTCGTTACGTATTGCGGCACCCATTATTTTAATTACTGGCGCTGGAGGTATTTTTGGGGCTATGCTTCAGAATTCAGGCTTTGCAGACCTGATTACTGAAAGCTTTTCAGGAATGTCCATTGGTCTGTTTTTTCCATTTTTATTGGCGGCTTGTTTAAAGACTACGCAAGGTTCCTCTACAGTGGCGTTGATAACCACGGCTTCTATTGTGGCTCCTATGATGCCGGCTCTTGGTCTGGATGAAACCTTTATGAAGACCATGACTGTTTTGGCTATTGGGGCGGGTTCTACAGTAGTGTCTCATGCCAATGATAGTTTCTTTTGGGTGTTCACGCAATTAACGGGCATGGACGTCAAACAAGGAAACCAGATACAAACTGTGGGGACTCTAATTTTGGGCACATCTGCCATGACGTTGATATTTTGTATTTCAAAAATTATGAGTTGA
- the dgoD gene encoding galactonate dehydratase has product MDDLRIEKIELFKVPPRWLFLKITTKSGIIGWGEPVVEGKAATVEACVQELSQYIIGRSASDIEDIWQTLYGGGFYRGGPILMSAISGIDQALWDIKGKHLGVPVYDLLGGAVRKKMKMYCWIGGDNPEVVLEQAREKVEQGYKAVKMNATGAFAWIDSLQKIKTVADNIRLLREEFGDTLDIGLDFHGRIHKGMVKRLIDELAPYSPMFIEEPVLSENKEAFDHIYPYTSVPIATGERMFSRWDFKELLHRGTVDIIQPDLSHAGGISEVRRIAAMAEAYDVALAPHCPLGPVALASCLHVDFNSINAVIQESSLGIHYNKGFDLLDYMDNPEVFDVKDGYVELLKKPGLGVEINEEKLREGQKIGHNWANPVWRNEDGSFAEW; this is encoded by the coding sequence ATGGACGACCTGCGAATTGAAAAAATAGAACTCTTTAAAGTGCCACCACGTTGGCTTTTTCTAAAAATAACCACCAAAAGCGGAATTATTGGTTGGGGAGAACCAGTTGTAGAAGGTAAGGCTGCTACAGTTGAAGCTTGTGTTCAGGAGTTATCGCAATACATTATTGGCCGATCGGCCAGCGATATTGAAGATATCTGGCAAACCCTTTACGGAGGAGGGTTTTACCGTGGAGGGCCAATTCTTATGAGTGCCATTTCTGGTATAGACCAAGCGCTTTGGGATATTAAAGGAAAACATCTTGGTGTACCCGTTTATGACCTTTTAGGTGGCGCCGTTCGTAAGAAAATGAAAATGTACTGTTGGATTGGTGGTGATAATCCTGAAGTAGTTCTTGAGCAAGCCCGCGAAAAAGTAGAGCAAGGGTACAAGGCGGTAAAAATGAATGCCACAGGAGCTTTTGCCTGGATAGATTCTTTGCAGAAAATAAAAACTGTAGCAGATAATATTCGCTTGCTTCGGGAAGAGTTTGGAGATACTTTGGATATTGGTTTGGATTTTCACGGAAGAATACACAAAGGTATGGTCAAACGTTTGATTGATGAACTGGCACCATACAGCCCAATGTTCATTGAAGAACCCGTGTTGAGCGAGAACAAAGAGGCTTTTGACCATATTTATCCATACACCAGTGTGCCTATTGCTACTGGTGAACGAATGTTTTCTCGTTGGGATTTTAAAGAACTCTTACATAGAGGTACGGTAGATATTATTCAGCCAGATTTAAGTCACGCTGGCGGAATATCAGAAGTACGTAGAATAGCTGCAATGGCAGAAGCTTATGATGTTGCTTTGGCGCCTCACTGCCCCTTGGGTCCAGTTGCTCTTGCTTCATGTTTACATGTAGATTTTAATTCCATCAATGCAGTAATTCAAGAAAGTAGCTTGGGAATACACTACAACAAAGGTTTTGATTTGTTGGACTATATGGATAACCCAGAAGTTTTTGACGTAAAAGATGGCTATGTAGAACTTCTTAAGAAGCCGGGATTAGGAGTGGAAATCAATGAAGAAAAATTAAGGGAAGGTCAGAAAATTGGACATAATTGGGCAAATCCGGTGTGGAGAAATGAAGACGGTAGTTTTGCCGAATGGTAA
- a CDS encoding DUF4295 domain-containing protein → MAKKTVASLQTSSKRLTKAIKMVKSPKSGSYTFVESVMTPEAVNDWLSKK, encoded by the coding sequence ATGGCAAAGAAGACGGTAGCAAGTTTACAGACAAGTTCAAAAAGATTGACAAAAGCCATTAAAATGGTAAAGTCACCAAAAAGTGGTTCATACACTTTTGTTGAGTCAGTTATGACCCCAGAAGCGGTTAACGATTGGTTGTCTAAAAAGTAA
- a CDS encoding potassium/proton antiporter translates to MNLTIENIVLIGSLLLFISIVVGKTSYKFGVPTLLLFLGIGMLAGSEGIGGILFDDPKMAQFIGVVSLNFILFSGGLDTSWPAVKPILKEGILLSTLGVLLTAVSLGVFVHFVTDFTIYESLLLGSIVSSTDAAAVFSILRGKSLALKTNLRPTLELESGSNDPMAYVLTIAFLSLVVNQDQGITSIIPLFLQQMILGGAAGFGFGKLSKLVINKIKLDFEGLYPVLVITLMFITFSATDFIGGNGFLAIYICAVYLGNQDLIHKKTIFRMFDGLAWLMQIVLFLTLGLLVFPSHVIPYMGIGLLISLFLIFVARPIGVFISLMWFKMKLRRRFYISWVGLRGASPIVFATYPLLAGIDKANIIFNIVFFISVSSVLIQGTTLTIVAKWLNVGLPEKAKRIYENEKFLAEIPKAVMKEVVITPKCFAVNKKIVDLSFPKNAIIAMIKRKDVYITPNGSTIIEAGDTLVVLSDNEEGLNEVQECLNQ, encoded by the coding sequence ATGAATCTCACTATTGAAAATATTGTCTTAATTGGCTCTTTACTGTTGTTCATTAGCATAGTCGTAGGTAAGACATCCTATAAATTTGGGGTTCCTACACTTTTACTTTTCCTTGGAATAGGCATGTTGGCCGGTTCTGAAGGCATTGGTGGTATTTTATTTGATGACCCAAAAATGGCCCAATTCATTGGTGTGGTCTCCCTTAATTTCATATTGTTCTCCGGCGGATTAGATACGAGTTGGCCTGCCGTAAAACCTATTCTTAAAGAAGGTATTCTGCTTTCTACTCTTGGTGTTTTGCTCACAGCAGTCTCATTGGGTGTTTTCGTCCATTTCGTAACCGACTTTACAATTTATGAAAGTCTATTATTGGGTTCCATTGTTTCTTCAACAGATGCCGCTGCCGTATTCTCCATTTTAAGAGGAAAAAGCTTGGCTCTTAAAACCAATCTTAGACCCACCCTAGAATTAGAAAGCGGTAGTAATGACCCTATGGCCTATGTACTCACCATTGCTTTTCTTTCTTTAGTCGTGAACCAAGACCAGGGAATAACATCTATTATACCTCTCTTTTTACAACAAATGATACTGGGTGGAGCAGCAGGTTTTGGTTTTGGTAAATTAAGTAAATTGGTTATTAATAAGATTAAACTAGATTTTGAAGGACTTTACCCTGTACTGGTAATTACTTTAATGTTCATTACCTTTTCTGCAACAGATTTTATTGGGGGTAACGGCTTCCTTGCCATCTATATCTGTGCCGTTTATTTGGGTAACCAAGATTTGATTCATAAAAAGACCATCTTTAGAATGTTTGATGGTTTAGCTTGGTTAATGCAAATTGTACTCTTCCTAACACTAGGACTTTTGGTTTTCCCTAGTCACGTAATACCATACATGGGTATTGGTCTACTTATTTCCTTATTCTTGATTTTTGTGGCACGCCCTATTGGAGTGTTTATTAGTCTCATGTGGTTTAAGATGAAACTGCGCAGACGGTTCTATATTTCTTGGGTTGGCCTTCGTGGGGCTTCGCCTATTGTGTTTGCCACCTATCCCCTATTGGCCGGTATTGACAAAGCCAACATTATCTTTAACATCGTTTTCTTCATCTCCGTTTCTTCTGTTCTTATACAAGGTACTACGTTGACCATAGTGGCCAAATGGCTAAATGTGGGGCTACCCGAAAAAGCAAAACGTATTTATGAAAATGAAAAGTTTCTTGCCGAAATACCCAAAGCTGTAATGAAAGAGGTTGTTATTACACCTAAGTGTTTTGCGGTAAATAAAAAAATTGTTGACCTAAGTTTTCCTAAGAATGCTATTATTGCGATGATCAAGCGTAAAGACGTTTACATTACGCCTAATGGGTCTACAATTATTGAAGCTGGTGATACTTTGGTTGTTCTTTCGGACAATGAAGAAGGACTTAACGAGGTTCAAGAATGTCTAAATCAATAA
- the rimO gene encoding 30S ribosomal protein S12 methylthiotransferase RimO has product MRTKTQKQNKINVVTLGCSKNVYDSEVLMGQLCANDKEVVHEEEGNVVVINTCGFIANAKEESVNTILEYVQKKEAGQVDKVFVTGCLSERYKPDLQKEIPNVDEYFGTSELPNLLKALGADYKHELIGERLTTTPKNYAYLKIAEGCDRPCSFCAIPIMRGKHRSTPIEDLVTEAEKLAAKGVKELILIAQDLTYYGLDLYKKRNLAELLQALVKVEGIEWIRLHYAFPTGFPLDVLDVMKEEPKVCNYLDIPLQHISDAILKSMRRGTTQAKTTKLLKEFRAAVPEMTIRTTLIVGYPGETEEDFQTLKNWVADMRFERLGCFTYSHEENTHAYTLEDNVPEDVKQERANEIMELQSQISWELNQQKIGQTFRCIIDRKEGNYFVGRTEFDSPDVDNEVLIDAAKFYLKQGEFVNIKITEAADFDLYGEPA; this is encoded by the coding sequence ATGAGAACAAAAACGCAGAAGCAGAATAAGATTAATGTAGTTACTTTGGGATGCTCAAAAAACGTGTATGACTCCGAAGTACTTATGGGGCAGTTGTGTGCCAATGACAAAGAGGTGGTACATGAAGAGGAAGGTAATGTTGTTGTAATCAATACCTGCGGATTTATCGCAAATGCAAAAGAAGAAAGTGTAAATACTATTTTAGAGTACGTTCAGAAAAAGGAAGCTGGTCAGGTAGATAAAGTATTTGTAACTGGATGTCTGAGTGAACGTTACAAGCCCGATTTACAAAAGGAAATTCCCAATGTAGATGAGTATTTTGGTACTAGTGAATTGCCAAATTTGTTGAAAGCTCTTGGTGCAGACTACAAGCATGAGCTTATTGGTGAGCGTTTGACCACCACACCAAAAAATTACGCTTATTTAAAGATTGCAGAAGGTTGTGATAGACCTTGCTCTTTTTGTGCTATTCCTATTATGAGGGGCAAGCACCGCAGTACACCTATAGAAGACTTGGTTACAGAGGCAGAAAAACTAGCGGCAAAAGGGGTGAAAGAACTAATTCTTATTGCCCAAGATTTGACCTATTACGGTCTTGATTTGTACAAAAAGAGAAACTTGGCCGAGCTATTGCAGGCTTTGGTAAAGGTAGAAGGTATTGAATGGATTAGGTTGCATTACGCTTTTCCAACAGGTTTTCCTTTGGATGTGCTTGATGTTATGAAGGAGGAGCCTAAAGTCTGTAATTATTTAGACATTCCGCTTCAACATATTTCTGATGCTATTCTAAAAAGTATGCGTCGTGGTACAACACAGGCTAAAACAACAAAGTTGTTGAAGGAATTTAGGGCTGCAGTGCCGGAAATGACTATTCGTACTACTTTAATAGTCGGATATCCCGGAGAGACGGAAGAAGATTTTCAGACGTTGAAAAATTGGGTTGCAGATATGCGTTTTGAGCGTTTGGGTTGCTTTACTTATAGTCATGAAGAAAATACCCATGCATATACTTTGGAAGATAATGTGCCAGAGGATGTAAAACAAGAAAGAGCCAATGAGATTATGGAACTTCAATCTCAGATTTCATGGGAACTTAATCAGCAAAAAATAGGACAAACTTTCCGTTGTATCATAGATCGTAAGGAAGGAAATTATTTTGTGGGCCGTACGGAATTTGATTCTCCAGACGTTGATAATGAAGTTTTAATAGACGCTGCAAAGTTTTACTTAAAGCAAGGCGAATTCGTAAATATAAAGATAACAGAAGCTGCAGATTTTGATTTATATGGAGAACCTGCATAG
- a CDS encoding competence/damage-inducible protein A, with product MLAEIITIGDEILIGQIVDTNSVFISKELNKIGVSVYQITSIQDDKQHILQALEDAKKRVQVVIITGGLGPTKDDITKHTLCEFFNDILVEDASVLVHVEELFKKYITNTPISDINRKQALVPSKATVLHNAFGTAPGMWIQEGGVAFVSLPGVPFEMQNLITDKVIPKIISEFKRPFILHKTVVTYGLGESAIADKIEDWENNLPAYIRLAYLPNLGKVRLRLTARGPDKQELEDVVDSEIQKLYPLIGDIMYGTEDEETLEQVVAKLCTEKGLTLSTAESFTGGKIAEQLTALPGASAYFKGSVVSYATEAKINVLKVSSDVVEKHSVVSAEVATEMAENVKKIFQTDYAIATTGNAGPTKGDSDAQVGTVFIAIASPTGVYAQEFNMGNHRERIVEKSVNKALELLQKEISKI from the coding sequence ATGCTTGCCGAAATTATTACTATTGGTGACGAGATTTTAATAGGTCAGATTGTTGATACCAATTCCGTCTTCATTTCCAAAGAACTTAATAAGATTGGAGTTTCTGTATATCAGATTACTTCAATTCAGGATGATAAGCAGCATATACTTCAGGCGTTGGAAGACGCTAAAAAGAGAGTTCAGGTGGTTATCATAACCGGAGGCCTTGGTCCTACAAAAGATGATATTACAAAGCATACTTTGTGCGAGTTTTTTAATGACATTTTAGTAGAGGATGCAAGTGTTTTGGTGCATGTAGAGGAGCTTTTTAAAAAGTATATTACCAACACGCCAATATCGGATATCAACAGAAAACAGGCTTTGGTTCCTTCTAAAGCTACGGTTTTACATAATGCCTTTGGTACTGCACCGGGCATGTGGATACAGGAAGGTGGTGTAGCCTTTGTTTCGCTACCTGGAGTGCCATTTGAAATGCAAAATTTAATAACGGATAAGGTTATTCCTAAAATCATTTCGGAGTTTAAGCGCCCATTTATCTTACATAAAACTGTGGTTACCTATGGTCTAGGGGAAAGTGCTATTGCTGATAAAATTGAAGATTGGGAGAATAATTTACCGGCTTACATTAGGTTGGCATATTTGCCCAATTTAGGTAAAGTAAGGCTAAGGTTAACTGCTAGAGGGCCAGATAAACAAGAGCTCGAAGACGTAGTAGACTCAGAAATTCAAAAATTATACCCGCTGATAGGCGACATCATGTATGGCACTGAAGACGAAGAGACTTTGGAGCAGGTGGTTGCTAAGCTATGTACGGAAAAAGGATTGACGTTATCTACGGCAGAGAGTTTTACCGGAGGAAAGATTGCGGAACAATTAACGGCATTACCGGGCGCTTCGGCGTATTTTAAAGGTAGCGTGGTCAGTTATGCTACGGAAGCAAAGATAAATGTGCTTAAGGTGTCTAGTGATGTTGTAGAAAAACATTCAGTCGTAAGTGCGGAGGTGGCGACAGAAATGGCGGAAAATGTAAAAAAAATATTTCAAACAGATTATGCTATTGCGACTACAGGAAATGCCGGGCCTACGAAGGGTGACTCTGATGCTCAGGTAGGTACGGTGTTTATAGCAATTGCATCTCCTACAGGCGTGTATGCTCAAGAATTCAATATGGGCAACCATAGAGAGCGCATTGTAGAGAAGTCCGTAAACAAGGCTTTAGAGCTGTTGCAAAAAGAAATTTCAAAAATCTGA
- the ftsY gene encoding signal recognition particle-docking protein FtsY — MSLFKKIFSSKKKESLDKGLEKSKTSFFSKLSKAVAGKSKVDDDVLDNLEEVLVSSDVGVTTTLKIIDRIEARVSADKYMGTEELNAILREEISGLLSETNLGNQTEFSIPKDKKPYVIMVVGVNGVGKTTTIGKLAYQFKKQGLKVVLGAADTFRAAAIDQLQVWADRVDVPIIKQKMGSDPASVAFDTLSSAVKQDADVVIIDTAGRLHNKVNLMNELTKVKRVMQKVVDQTPHDVMLVLDGSTGQNAFEQAKQFTKATEVTSLAVTKLDGTAKGGVVIGISDQFQIPVKYIGVGEGIEDLQVFNKYEFVDSFFNV, encoded by the coding sequence ATGAGTTTATTCAAGAAAATATTTTCTTCAAAGAAAAAGGAAAGCCTTGATAAGGGCTTGGAGAAATCTAAAACTTCTTTCTTCTCTAAGCTAAGTAAAGCTGTTGCGGGTAAATCTAAAGTAGATGATGATGTATTGGATAACCTGGAGGAGGTTCTTGTTTCTTCTGATGTAGGGGTAACCACAACGTTAAAAATAATAGATAGAATAGAAGCCCGTGTTTCTGCGGATAAATACATGGGAACAGAAGAACTCAATGCCATTTTGCGCGAGGAGATTTCTGGGTTACTTTCTGAAACCAATCTTGGTAATCAAACAGAGTTTTCAATACCAAAGGATAAGAAGCCATATGTAATTATGGTAGTGGGCGTTAATGGTGTAGGCAAGACTACTACCATTGGTAAATTGGCCTATCAATTTAAAAAGCAAGGGTTAAAAGTAGTTTTGGGCGCAGCGGATACTTTTAGAGCTGCAGCTATTGATCAATTACAGGTTTGGGCAGATAGGGTAGATGTACCCATTATAAAACAAAAGATGGGTAGTGATCCCGCTTCGGTAGCTTTTGATACATTGAGTTCAGCCGTTAAACAAGATGCAGATGTTGTTATCATAGATACAGCCGGCCGTCTTCATAATAAGGTGAACTTAATGAATGAGTTAACTAAGGTGAAACGTGTCATGCAAAAAGTGGTAGACCAAACACCTCATGATGTCATGTTGGTATTAGATGGTTCTACAGGACAAAATGCTTTTGAACAAGCCAAACAATTTACCAAGGCTACGGAAGTAACTTCATTGGCAGTTACCAAATTAGATGGTACTGCAAAAGGCGGGGTTGTCATTGGTATATCCGATCAGTTTCAGATTCCAGTTAAGTACATTGGAGTGGGAGAGGGTATTGAAGACTTACAGGTGTTCAATAAATATGAGTTTGTAGATTCGTTTTTTAACGTGTAA